From one Streptomyces sp. Q6 genomic stretch:
- a CDS encoding amidohydrolase family protein, whose amino-acid sequence MTPPPLSRRGVLAGAASLGAAFTPTAASAAQPSTPGSGPAPKKAVVFRDVRPFGAEEAVDLTVVDGRISDAPAPRGAKVVDGGGRLALPALVDAHIHPDKTSWGGDWVSREPASGIAEYCAQDVELFRSQKRPVGERAYGLMAHAVTRGTRAMRAHADVAPAYGLAGLEGVAEARERLADALDVQIVGFPQHGVIRTPGTAKLLEDAARSGLVDMIGGIDPISFDHALDEQLDLVFGLADRYGVGVDIHLHDRDEKGTTVLRGIIERTRALSLRGKVTVSHVFCLPFLSDSELDTMAGDLADLDIALTTVAPNESLVLPITKLHEHGVRVGLGSDGVRDSWSPFGNADMLHRAHLLGWVTDVRLDDELTACYTVGAHGGADVMGLDRAGFEPGDPADFVLVRGECVPQVVVDMPQRDMVVHGGQVVARNGELV is encoded by the coding sequence ATGACTCCCCCTCCCCTGTCCCGGCGCGGTGTCCTCGCGGGCGCCGCCTCGCTCGGCGCGGCGTTCACCCCGACGGCCGCGTCGGCGGCACAGCCGTCCACGCCCGGGAGCGGCCCCGCCCCGAAGAAGGCCGTGGTCTTCCGTGACGTACGCCCCTTCGGCGCCGAGGAGGCCGTCGACCTGACGGTCGTCGACGGACGGATCAGCGACGCGCCCGCCCCGCGCGGCGCGAAGGTGGTCGACGGCGGCGGACGGCTCGCGCTGCCCGCGCTCGTGGACGCGCACATCCACCCCGACAAGACGAGCTGGGGCGGTGACTGGGTCAGCCGCGAGCCGGCCTCCGGCATCGCCGAGTACTGCGCGCAGGACGTCGAGCTGTTCCGGTCGCAGAAGCGCCCGGTCGGCGAGCGGGCGTACGGCCTGATGGCGCACGCGGTGACGCGCGGCACGCGCGCGATGCGGGCGCACGCCGACGTGGCACCCGCGTACGGTCTGGCCGGGCTCGAAGGCGTGGCCGAGGCGCGCGAACGCCTCGCCGACGCGCTCGACGTGCAGATCGTCGGGTTCCCACAGCACGGCGTCATCCGTACGCCGGGGACGGCGAAGCTCCTGGAGGACGCGGCGCGCTCCGGACTCGTCGACATGATCGGCGGCATCGACCCGATCAGTTTCGACCACGCCCTGGACGAGCAGCTCGACCTGGTCTTCGGCCTGGCGGACCGCTACGGCGTCGGCGTCGACATCCACCTCCACGACCGCGACGAGAAGGGCACGACGGTGCTGCGCGGCATCATCGAGCGCACCCGCGCCCTGTCCCTGCGCGGCAAGGTGACGGTCAGTCATGTGTTCTGCCTGCCGTTCCTGTCGGACAGTGAACTCGACACGATGGCGGGCGACTTGGCGGACCTGGACATCGCCCTGACGACGGTCGCGCCGAACGAGTCGCTGGTCCTGCCGATCACGAAGCTGCACGAGCACGGGGTCCGTGTCGGCCTCGGCTCGGACGGCGTCCGCGACTCCTGGAGCCCGTTCGGCAACGCGGACATGCTGCACCGCGCGCACCTCCTCGGCTGGGTCACGGACGTCCGCCTCGACGACGAACTGACCGCCTGCTACACGGTCGGGGCCCATGGCGGCGCCGACGTGATGGGCCTGGACCGCGCCGGTTTCGAGCCGGGCGACCCCGCGGACTTCGTCCTGGTCCGCGGCGAGTGCGTACCGCAGGTCGTGGTCGACATGCCGCAGCGCGACATGGTCGTCCACGGGGGTCAAGTGGTCGCCCGCAACGGGGAGTTGGTGTAA